The Natrinema salaciae genome includes a window with the following:
- a CDS encoding RNA ligase partner protein: protein MPGALPRQRFVLDTSLFITEEIREDDESLEEAVHRLLDLIATARLELNISCYVPPSIHDELGTMLRERSVDEDVFSRLDTWVVRKSPDRYGVTIPANVVNNFIDEMSDRVDRGLRVSEKAIREVEQLDPDELTAGSDTDGRDEYMTEADRILSDMRDKYRRALRQGVLDSREDFDLLILARELDAGVVTEDRGIISWADEFGLRYVRGGQFPTLLEEYLRATGIEDE from the coding sequence CGTGCTGGACACGTCGCTGTTCATCACCGAGGAGATACGCGAGGACGACGAGTCGCTGGAGGAGGCCGTCCATCGCCTGCTCGATCTGATCGCGACCGCTCGACTCGAGCTCAACATCTCCTGTTACGTGCCCCCGTCGATCCACGACGAACTCGGGACGATGTTGCGCGAGCGAAGCGTCGACGAGGACGTGTTCTCGCGGCTCGACACGTGGGTCGTTCGCAAGAGCCCCGATCGGTACGGCGTGACGATCCCGGCGAACGTCGTCAATAACTTCATCGACGAGATGAGCGACCGCGTGGATCGCGGCCTCCGCGTGTCGGAGAAGGCGATCCGCGAGGTCGAACAGCTCGACCCGGACGAGCTCACCGCCGGGTCGGACACGGACGGGCGGGACGAGTACATGACCGAGGCCGATCGGATCCTCTCGGACATGCGAGACAAGTACCGGCGCGCCCTCCGACAGGGCGTCCTGGACTCCCGGGAGGACTTCGACCTGTTGATCCTCGCGCGAGAGCTGGACGCCGGCGTGGTCACCGAGGACCGGGGCATCATCTCCTGGGCCGACGAATTCGGACTCCGGTACGTCCGGGGCGGGCAGTTCCCGACGCTGCTCGAGGAGTACCTGCGAGCGACCGGTATCGAGGACGAGTGA